From Lacerta agilis isolate rLacAgi1 chromosome Z, rLacAgi1.pri, whole genome shotgun sequence, the proteins below share one genomic window:
- the TMEM185A gene encoding transmembrane protein 185A isoform X1, with protein MNLRGLFQDFNPSKFLIYACLLLFSVLLSLRLDDKIQWSYWAVFAPIWLWKLMVIVGASVGTGVWARNPQYRAEGETCVEFKAMLIAVGIHLLLLMFEVLVCDGIERGTRFWLLVFMPLFFVSPVSVAACVWGFRHDRSLELEILCSVNILQFIFIALRLDEIIKWPWLVVCVPLWILMSFLCLVVLYYIVWSVLFLRSMDVIAEQRRTHITMAISWMTIVVPLLTFEILLVHRLDGHNTFSYIPIFVPLWLSLITLMATTFGQKGGNHWWFGIRKDFCQFLLEIFPFLREYGNISYDLHHEDNEEAEETPVPEPPKIAPMFRKKTGVVITQSPGKYVIPPPKLNIDMPD; from the exons ATGAACCTGAGGGGCTTGTTTCAGGACTTCAATCCCAG caaatttCTTATCTatgcctgcctgctgctgttcTCAGTTTTGCTTTCTCTCCGTTTGGATGACAAGATTCAGTGGAGCTATTGGGCTGTGTTTGCTCCAATATGGCTGTGGAAGTTAATGGTAATTGTGGGCGCCTCAGTAGGAACTGGAGTATGGGCACGAAACCCACAGTATCG TGCAGAAGGAGAAACATGTGTGGAGTTCAAAGCCATGTTAATTGCAGTTGGCATCCACTTGTTACTGCTGATGTTTGAAGTGCTGGTCTGTGATGGGATTGAGAGAGGAACCCGCTTTTGGCTTCTAGTCTTCATGCCGTTGTTCTTTGTGTCTCCAGTATCTGTTGCAGCTTGTGTTTGGGGCTTTCGGCATGACAGATCTCTGGAG CTGGAAATCCTGTGTTCTGTCAATATTCTCCAGTTCATATTCATTGCACTCCGACTGGATGAAATTATCAAGTGGCCATGGCTT GTTGTCTGTGTCCCTCTGTGGATCCTGATGTCCTTTCTGTGTTTGGTTGTGCTCTATTACATTGTCTGGTCAGTCCTATTCTTACGCTCGATGGATGTGATTGCTGAGCAAAGAAGAACTCACATAACAATGGCCATCAGTTGGATGACAATCGTAGTTCCATTACTCACCTTTGAA ATCCTTCTTGTGCACAGATTGGATGGACACAATACATTTTCATATATACCCATATTTGTTCCTCTCTGGCTCTCACTCATAACTTTAATGGCAACAACATTTGGACAGAAAGGAGGCAATCATT GGTGGTTTGGAATCCGCAAAGACTTCTGTCAGTTTCTACTTGAAATTTTCCCATTCCTAAGAGAGTACGGCAATATTTCTTATGATCTGCATCATGAAGATaatgaagaagcagaagaaaccCCTGTCCCAGAACCTCCGAAAATAGCTCCAATGTTTCGGAAGAAGACTGGAGTGGTCATTACTCAGAGTCCTGGGAAATACGTTATACCGCCTCCCAAATTAAACATTGATATGCCAGATTAA
- the TMEM185A gene encoding transmembrane protein 185A isoform X2: protein MNLRGLFQDFNPSKFLIYACLLLFSVLLSLRLDDKIQWSYWAVFAPIWLWKLMVIVGASVGTGVWARNPQYRAEGETCVEFKAMLIAVGIHLLLLMFEVLVCDGIERGTRFWLLVFMPLFFVSPVSVAACVWGFRHDRSLELEILCSVNILQFIFIALRLDEIIKWPWLVVCVPLWILMSFLCLVVLYYIVWSVLFLRSMDVIAEQRRTHITMAISWMTIVVPLLTFEILLVHRLDGHNTFSYIPIFVPLWLSLITLMATTFGQKGGNHFTVLPQPKF from the exons ATGAACCTGAGGGGCTTGTTTCAGGACTTCAATCCCAG caaatttCTTATCTatgcctgcctgctgctgttcTCAGTTTTGCTTTCTCTCCGTTTGGATGACAAGATTCAGTGGAGCTATTGGGCTGTGTTTGCTCCAATATGGCTGTGGAAGTTAATGGTAATTGTGGGCGCCTCAGTAGGAACTGGAGTATGGGCACGAAACCCACAGTATCG TGCAGAAGGAGAAACATGTGTGGAGTTCAAAGCCATGTTAATTGCAGTTGGCATCCACTTGTTACTGCTGATGTTTGAAGTGCTGGTCTGTGATGGGATTGAGAGAGGAACCCGCTTTTGGCTTCTAGTCTTCATGCCGTTGTTCTTTGTGTCTCCAGTATCTGTTGCAGCTTGTGTTTGGGGCTTTCGGCATGACAGATCTCTGGAG CTGGAAATCCTGTGTTCTGTCAATATTCTCCAGTTCATATTCATTGCACTCCGACTGGATGAAATTATCAAGTGGCCATGGCTT GTTGTCTGTGTCCCTCTGTGGATCCTGATGTCCTTTCTGTGTTTGGTTGTGCTCTATTACATTGTCTGGTCAGTCCTATTCTTACGCTCGATGGATGTGATTGCTGAGCAAAGAAGAACTCACATAACAATGGCCATCAGTTGGATGACAATCGTAGTTCCATTACTCACCTTTGAA ATCCTTCTTGTGCACAGATTGGATGGACACAATACATTTTCATATATACCCATATTTGTTCCTCTCTGGCTCTCACTCATAACTTTAATGGCAACAACATTTGGACAGAAAGGAGGCAATCATT